The following nucleotide sequence is from Raphanus sativus cultivar WK10039 unplaced genomic scaffold, ASM80110v3 Scaffold0036, whole genome shotgun sequence.
tgatatggaagatgtttCATATTGTGGTTCagggtttcgggaacgtggagactaatataagatagctatggggTCGTTtctagagagacagagacacagaggctgatcttatagagagagagagagaagcacttggaagtgttctgggtcgtgctgaatcaggggctgaagtacttgacggtagAGAGACATAAGTGGGTAGCTTATAAATCTTTCAGTAtcagctgttagggtgttaacaggctagcgaggctgattaagcagatCTTGTAACTGAgtgtacaaggcgatttctaataaagctattggtgtgtgcttgtgtattttgtctctcttggtttaccttctgTATTACTATTGTTgtgtcatctttgcactaataagtggtatcagagcgggtcacctaagttactggtgtgatcctAAAGGTGAAGATGGACACGGTTGTTTCTGTGCAGAAGGCAATCATGTTGAATGCGGACCAGTATGGTCATTGGAAGGCTCGCATGAAGCAGTTGATTcgaggaatcaatgaagatgcgTGGACAGCTGTGGAGACTGGTTGGGAGGAGCCTACCATAGTCACATCAGATGGGAAGAACCTAAGCCAAAGAAGGATTGGTCAGAGGCAAAGCGCAATGCATCAAAATTTAATGCAAAGGCATTGTCGACGATTTTTGGAGCTGTTGAAGTAGAGCAGTTTCAGCTGATTCAGGGGAGTACTTCAGCTAAAGAGGCGTGGGAGATCCTGCTGAATTCGTTTTAAGGAGATGACAGTGTCAAGAGGACACGTCTGGATCATCTTGGGTCGCAGTTTGAGAATCTCATGTGGTCAGATGCAGATACTGTGGCGAGCTTCAGTGCCAAACTCAGTGATATGGCGCATGAAGCATGTGTACTtggaaagaagtacaaggagaaAAAGCTAGTGAAGAAGTTACTACGCTGTCTTCCAGGGAGGTTTGGAGCTCACAAGGCGGTCTTGAATATGACTGCAAACACggatgagctcaagtttgacaaAGTAGTGGGTATACTGAAGGCGGAAAAGATGGAGGGGGGCAGTAGCTCGGTTGGTACATCAGGAGGTATGCCAGGGAGTATAGCCCTTGTAGCTGATAAAGGTGGTGATGGCTCTGTGAATCTGGAAGATGTCATGGGTATATTGGCCAAATATTTTGGTAAGTTCATGAATTCCTCGGGTGGGAGGAATCAGTATGGACACCAGGGAGGTGGTCGTGACAGTAGCAGAAGGAGAGAACGTCTCAAGTGTTACGAGTGTGAAGGAGTTGGTCATATAAGGGCTAACTGTCTGGTGGTACACCGAAGGGAGCTCAAGTGCTCTGAGTATAGAGGTGTTGGACACACACGACGTGAATGTCCAAActcaaagaagagaaaaagtagTCCATTGCAGTCGTCTAATGATtcagagtctgaagaagatgaaaaggtGAACCTTGTTACATTTGGTGCACGCAAGGAGGGATCTAGCGAATCCTCTAATTCAGATCTCAGTACATATGATGAGGAGTATCAAGTGCTGCTTAATAAATGGTTAAGGGTCAAGGATCAGAATCTGAGATTGGAAGATATGGCTCACAAGCAGAACGAGCTGCTTGAAGAACTTGGTGAAGAACTTATGGATGTGAATGAGAAGTATGAGTCTCTTGAGCAGGAAGTTAGCAAGCTGAGGAAAGTTGCTACTGGAGAAGTTCAACAGAAGGGGCTGCCACATTTTGTGCGAGGGAGCACATCAAAAAGTGGAGCCAAAGAAGCTTGTCAGAAAGTGTATCGGGACGTACGACAAGGAGTGCGGCAGAAAGTTCTATAGCGTGTGACTGTGAGTAACAAGCCGAAGGTGGTTCATCAGTGCAGGAACATGAAGTCCAGACAGGAGGGTCTGAAGCATGGGTGTGCAGCTGGTACAAGGAAGGAGGCTGATTGGTGCACCAGCAACTGTGTCAAGCGAACCAAGAAAACACATCGGATTTGCTGCTAGTTCTGTGGAaaggttggacacaagaaggtGGAATGTTTTGCTCGTGAGAAGAGCAGAAACATGGCCAAGAAGGTGAATAAGGCATTCACTAAATCCAAGGAGGTTGAAGAGGTGTTTGTAGGCAAGAGTGGCTTACTTGATGAGATCAAGGAAGAGACATCAGAAGATGGATGCAGCTCAGGTAAGagtgatcttgaggaagatcaagaagcatcaagTCTGGAGCAAGGACACGGAGTTGTCCATAGCACAAAGGGGAAGGAGATCGAAGTGCGTCAGGAAGTGATGCGAGATGATCTTCAGGAGGGTGATAGCGAAATCACTCCAAGGCTATATAGCAAAAAGTGCAGGGTGCACTCGGGGTGGTTGAGGAAGGGCTCATGGTCAAGGAGACGACGCATGAAGAAAGCCAGGTCCTCAACAGAAGTGGGTCGAGAGGTAGCTCGACAGCTGCGTCAGATCGTGATGCAGTACTTGTAATCTATTCCGCTACAGCAGAGGCTGTATCATGATTACACATGGAGTAGCAAACGGGTTTGTTTGAAAGActtgacatctaagcatctgttttagcttagtatgcaatcaagcagggggagaatggtgacgttctggtcAACTGAATTCAAGAGAATGCATATCTCATGAGGGAGAAAAGCATGGTGTGGTGCACATCTCGTGGGAGAGAAAAGCACAATTGGCATGGAAGTTTCCAGGTGGGGaacgtggttgttgaaccagaagaatgTTGTACTTGGccggcacacaaagctaaaagggagagattgttgatgtaaagatgtccgtcCTGAAGTAGTCGTTGACGTAGTTGCTGTAGCAGACGTCGTgttgagtggtgaagaccatgtggagtcaaggtgttgagctggagtcgtgtagacttggagagcaaacGTGTATCTTGGAGAAAATGCAAAGAGGAATAAATTTGGgtagcaagtttatgacttaaaagaagaggaataagtgcatttcaagaaaaggaaagttgcacttattgatatggaagatgtccatattgtggttccttggagactaggtttcgggaacgtggagactaatataagatagctatggggtcgtctgtagagagacagagacacaaagactgatcttatagagagagagaagcactTGGAAGCGTTCTGGATTGTGCTGAAGTAGAGGCTGAAATACTTGACGGTAGAGACACATAAGCGGGTACTTTAGGAATTtttcagtagcagctgttaggATGTTAACAGACTAGAGAAGCTGATTAAACAGATCTTGTAATTAAGTGTAAAAGGCAATTTCTAATAAAATCATTGGTGTGTGTTTGTGTATTTTGTCTCTTTTGATTTACCTTCTGCACTCAGAAGTTTATATcctttaaacaataaaatattttagttaggTTATAAAAGGGTTGACATGGTccaaataagaagaaaagaagttCACGAAAAGTCCATTTGAATAACCAGTAAGATTGGAGCTCCAAATGGACGAAGTTACAAGTTACTTCGACGAGTAAAATATACTAAGAATGAAGACCTAGTCGAACGTTGGTACAGCAGCCCCTTTTGTCCTATAAATACATAGATTTTTTAACCTCTCATAATATCTCACAATAAAAGTATCCACATAATATCTTATAATCAAAGTTATATCTTCTCAAGTATCGATAAATTGCCTTCTGTTAGATGCAAATGGAGAGCCCAAAATCACCTCTTCAACCCCCAACTTATGGAAACTTAGTCACAATCCTTAGCATCGATGGTGGTGGCATTAGAGGGATTATTCCTGCCACTATCCTTGCTTTTTTGGAATCGGAACTTCAGGTATATTTGTCCTACCTAACCATATATCACATGGATAACACTTACTTCTATTTGGTCAACTCTAATAATGAGCTTTCGAGTTAATAGAAATTtgcaatataatatttttatttggtacTTATGGAATTATGGAAATCTTATAACTCTATACATACATGGATGTGCAGAAACTGGACGGAGACCAAGCAAGACTTGCAGACTACTTTGATGTTATGGCAGGAACAAGCACCGGTGGACTGGTTACAGCCATGCTAACTGCTCCCAATAAGGAAGGCCGACCCTTGTTTGCAGCCTCTGAGATTAAAGAATTTTATCTTGAGCACTGCCCAAAAATCTTTCCTCAAGATCATTTCCCATTCTCTGCCACCAAGAACTTGCTGAAGTCTTTGACTGGTCCCAAGTATGATGGTGAATACCTTCATCGACTTATCCATGCCAAATTGGGTGATACAAGGTTGCATCAAACACTTACTAACGTTGTCATTCCAACTTTCGATATAAAGCATCTTCAACCTACTATATTTAGTAGTTACGAGGTTTGATTTGCTTTTTATGTCTAATCAGATACTACGATATgttcaaatatacaaaactTTTGATACAATAAAGAAACTATCTGTCAGGTGAAGACAAATCATCTCAAGAACGCAACCCTCGCTGACATAACAATCTCAACTTCAGCAGCGCCTACATACTTGCCTGCCCATTTCTTCGAAACCCATGATTCAGCCGGAAACGTGAAAGAATACAATCTTATTGACGGGGGAGTTGCAGCTAACAATCCGGTAAATAACAGAGATATGAAATTATAGTCATTGTAGCTTTcaacattattaaaataagaatCTATACAATAACAGTAAAAAGGAATTATATATCAACTTAGTCTAGCATTTCATGGCCTTGATTGTTAAAGCTCTACGTAGTACGGTTTGTATGAAACAAAtatcttcatttcttttatttttttttgtcatacaAACCGTACTACGCAGAGCTTTAACAATCAAGGCCATGAAATGCTAGACTAAGTTAATacatatttcctttttactgttaattaactaaaataaataaattaattgaaTTAGCATCTACATTgaagattttaaattttctttatgtttctgGCTGGGTtttcattattataatatataaattgtattaaAACATTGAATTACGATGGTAGAAAGTTCaagcatttattttattttattttatatggaaCTCATTAGTTGACCCAAAAGAAACCCATCCAGGCATTAATATCTATAGAAGGATTGTCTAATACTATACCATTTATAATATAGGCTTTGGTGGCCATTGGGGAGGTGACAAAAGAAATAACAAGAGGGAGCAGTGACTTTTTCCCCATAAGACCAAATGATTACGGAAGGTTTCTTGTGCTTTCTCTTGGAACTGGAACTCGTAAATCAGAAGAGAAATTCAACGCAAATGAAGTAGCTGGATGGGGAATGTTGAGTTGGTTAACACACGACAACTCTACACCtctcattgatgctttcatgcaaGCTAGTTCCGATATGGTTGATTTTCATCTCTCTGCCGTTTTTCGAGCTCTTCACTCTGAAGCCAATTATATACGAATCCAGGTGCCAAAAATCAGCTCACTatccttttccttttctttgtcGCCATATTTATAACAATTGCTTTGAATTATACAGGATGATACATTAAATGGGGATGCTGCTTCTGTTGATATTTCTACCGTTGAGAATCTCGACATTCTCGCCAAGACAGGAGATGAACTTCTCAAGAAACATGTTTCAAGAGTCAATCTTGAGTCGGGATGTAACGAAAATGCTTATGAAGTGACCAATGAAAAGGCCCTTATAAAGTATATGAGACATAAATTTTGCATTTGATATCTGAATCATTCATATTTACATGATTATAAATtttgtgttaatatatttaaattttggctGTGAAGGTTAGCAGGAATACTATCAAAAGAAAAGATGATCCGAGACTCGCGATCTCCTCATGGAAAGGCGCCAAAtaggaaataaaatatcattagtttatCCTTTCtctaattattttgttaatgcTTATTTTTCTTATCTGTTGTTGATGACTTGTTTGGTTACTAACgcaagtttatttttataataataaagattGTCGCTCATTGTAGTTACTTGTAAGATTGTATCTTCTATCATTTGAATGAAGTCTGTTAGTCCATATTGTGGATAGTACTACGTGTTCAAGTGCATATAGAATATGTATGAGCagaatacatataaatttgttaacGGAATTCGTTTCCTATATCTCCGGGATCACATCCAGAAACCATTCACTAAAACAGATCGCAACCTACAATTGCTATATAGTATCCATCACACAATTGTGCCTACCACTTTTATCTAGATTACAATGGTTAGAGCAACAACTACTCATTGTTCTTATGAAGAGCATAATTCTCTACAACAAAACCACCAACAGATCTCACCATCTGTCTGGTAGGACGATGTCAAACACATGTGTGCTTCTCTCAAGAATACCCTAGGCGCACACTTTTTTCTTTGACGGTCTCCTAGTATTTATCCGGTTGCTAAACCGTAAACTTAGGATCTCCATACAATCTTTCCCTTTTCTTCTCTTAAGAATAAGGAAGTTCTTCCTCATcttaaatatactatttaaatatactatttaagATGATTTCTCAATTCAGCAGCCACGTCTTGACTTGTATAAGTCTACCCCATGTCATCAACTTAAGTATTTCAGCAGTCGCTTCATAGCTCAGCTTCGTGAAAGACTTCCTGTCCCAGTTCATGCACTACTTATGGATTAGCACACAAACTACTACATGTGTTTTCTCAAACCAGTCAGCATTACATCTTCAATCTCTCTCTTGATGACTGCGTTTTAGAATCCAAGCATACACACAATACTGCATATCAGATCATCTCAATACTCAAAAGATCTAACATCTTCATTCTCCTCCTTTTTACCTTAGTTTGATACTCAACCATTAGATTCTGTAAACTCTTGTCACAAGCATGAAACATGAGATGCTCTCTTAATTTAATCTCACATCCTTTAAGCTCCATCTTTGTCTGTATATCCAGTATATCATTAAAACCCCCATGAGTTAAGCCTGATTTCTATGAACATCTCATATATATCTTCTTCTCCTGCTTGAGTGCACAACTCCGCTAaaaacaaacatacaaataactGAAGCTTCTCATAGTATCTCAGATcagaatatttttcattttccaaTTCATGTTTAACTTCTGGTTTAGTCTTTATCACATCCATCGATACAATTTCCTGCTCTATGCTTGTATGTCCTCCAAACATAACTCCTCACTGTTCACCACAATCTCTGTACGGACATATCTTGAAAACACATGATAAATAATCTCATAAAAGTGGCTTCCTACCGCTCATTCTCAAAATAGCAAAATCGAAAAAGCCTGACACGAGATTTCAATCTGATCCAGCACTTTGAAAGACCCACTGATAAAGTCCCTGACCCTTAAATTCTCTGAATCATCACATCACCATGTCTTTTGCTTACCTAAATCTTGATTCTTATCTTCTACAGCTTTATCCCATAGGTGAACATCACATTTGACATGCAGTTTCTTTTTTGCCTCCCTTTGCATCGGCACATCAGTGTTAATTGAAGCATGTATCTCGCTCTGTTTGAAAACAATATCCAAAATCAGATGTCTACAAGTAATTTTCAGATTTCTCATCTTATTTCACCAGCATCTTTGATGCAAACTTGATCTGAATCAACCATGAAAGGCAATGTAACAACTCTTGCTAATCTTCTGTTTCAGTCATTGGTACATTGGCTgaacaatattttcttttctttaatctTCAAAAATTTGCATAAGTTCACAACAACCAGTACCCTCTGAATCGCTGTCTTCCATTTATTTAATGCATATATTGTAGATCAGCTGATgtagataaatatttggaatatttccaaatattttattatttatttatttattatttagatatttatctttactattttagggttttatgactttcttatatatagccgtctaggcttaactttgtattcagtttatgatgatttgattaataaaggagttttccagaagaggttttgataaaccactgagaagagtattctcaaaccctaaagaggtttttataaaccactgtgaagagtattcacaaaccctaagagcttttaattaagtactgtgaagagtattcacaaaccctagattcgtgtattcttggaataaacggatctagttctatccctagaagcttccgctacatcagttaCTTAGGGTTTTATGGCTTTCttatatatagccgtctagGCTTAACTTTGTATTCAGTTTATGATGATTTGACTAATAAAGGAGTTTTCCcgaagaggttttgataaaccactgagaagagtattctcaaaccctaaagaggtttttataaaccactgtgaagagtattcacaaaccctatgagcttttaattaagcactgtgaagagtattcacaaaccctagattcgtgtattcttggaataaacggatctagttctatccctagaagcttccgctacatcagttggtatcagagccaaacgGTTCTATTATCTTGATCGCAGATGTATCTACAACAACAACCACTAGCTGAGATCTTGGAAAAGCTTAAACAAGATCATATCTTGGAAAAGCTTAAACAAGATCTCAACAAGatttataaaaagttagaaCAAGATTTTTGCACGGCATTAAATAAGTTCGATGAGGcattaaagaaaagagaagcagCACGAGCTCAAGATGTGcagtttgatgatgatgatgacgaggaGATATTTATCGAAGAAGATATTTGTGTTGTCGACTCTGTCAATAAAGATGAAGTTTGTGCAAAATTCGGACGGGACGAGATCTGTGTAAAGTCTGTGCAGAACGATTTTCGTGCAGAAATAGGGCGAAGTTATATTGATAAAGATTTTGGGCAGAATCTTAATTATCTGCTTTGTGCAAAGTTTGTGCAAAAACGGATTTTTGAAGATTCAAGTTACAATCGGATTCGTGCAAAAACCGTGCGATACAAGCTATTGAAGATTTGAGGAAGAGTTTTTCTTGGAAAACAATTTGGATTCGAATT
It contains:
- the LOC108846090 gene encoding patatin-like protein 2 — its product is MQMESPKSPLQPPTYGNLVTILSIDGGGIRGIIPATILAFLESELQKLDGDQARLADYFDVMAGTSTGGLVTAMLTAPNKEGRPLFAASEIKEFYLEHCPKIFPQDHFPFSATKNLLKSLTGPKYDGEYLHRLIHAKLGDTRLHQTLTNVVIPTFDIKHLQPTIFSSYEVKTNHLKNATLADITISTSAAPTYLPAHFFETHDSAGNVKEYNLIDGGVAANNPALVAIGEVTKEITRGSSDFFPIRPNDYGRFLVLSLGTGTRKSEEKFNANEVAGWGMLSWLTHDNSTPLIDAFMQASSDMVDFHLSAVFRALHSEANYIRIQDDTLNGDAASVDISTVENLDILAKTGDELLKKHVSRVNLESGCNENAYEVTNEKALIKLAGILSKEKMIRDSRSPHGKAPNRK